In Horticoccus luteus, the following proteins share a genomic window:
- the hutI gene encoding imidazolonepropionase has protein sequence MSLLIRNARVLTLAQGAIPRRGAELGELGVLPKADVLIADGKIAAVAETIAAPEGVDVIDAARRVVMPGFVDCHTHACWAGDRLDEWEQRMSGVAHQEILAKGGGVHATVRAVRELTRKQLAANLKTQLEVMLRAGTTTVEVKSGYGLKLEDELKMLHAIQRAAGEWVGTVVPTALLGHAIEGDVGDYTRMVVREMLPAVWHEFPGITIDAYCEKSAWPVEACGRLFERARKHGLAVRVHTDQFNSLGMIPEALRLRALSVDGLEAASAADLAALAETETFGVLLPVTGFETNGRYARGGKFVDQGGLVAVATNCNPGTAPAHSMPLAIALAVRGCRLTPAEAIAASTVNAAALLGLRDRGTIAVGQRADLIMLRHRDERMLAYELGSDPVELVIAGGQRVR, from the coding sequence ATGAGTTTGCTGATTCGCAACGCGCGGGTGCTGACGCTCGCGCAAGGAGCCATTCCGCGGCGTGGGGCCGAGTTGGGCGAACTCGGCGTGCTGCCGAAGGCAGACGTGTTGATCGCAGACGGGAAGATTGCGGCGGTGGCCGAGACAATCGCGGCGCCGGAAGGTGTGGACGTGATCGATGCGGCGCGACGGGTCGTGATGCCGGGGTTTGTGGATTGTCACACGCATGCGTGTTGGGCGGGCGACCGGCTCGACGAATGGGAGCAGCGGATGAGCGGAGTGGCGCATCAGGAGATTCTGGCGAAAGGCGGCGGGGTGCACGCGACGGTGCGCGCGGTGCGCGAGCTTACGCGCAAGCAACTGGCGGCGAACTTGAAGACGCAACTGGAGGTGATGTTGCGCGCGGGCACGACGACGGTGGAGGTGAAAAGCGGTTACGGGCTGAAGCTCGAGGACGAGTTGAAGATGTTGCACGCGATCCAGCGGGCGGCGGGCGAGTGGGTGGGCACGGTGGTGCCGACGGCGTTGCTGGGCCATGCGATCGAGGGCGACGTGGGGGACTACACGCGCATGGTGGTGCGCGAGATGCTGCCGGCGGTGTGGCACGAGTTTCCCGGGATCACGATCGATGCGTATTGCGAGAAGAGCGCCTGGCCGGTGGAGGCGTGCGGGCGGTTGTTTGAGCGGGCGAGAAAGCACGGGCTGGCGGTGCGGGTGCACACGGATCAATTCAACTCGCTGGGCATGATCCCGGAGGCGTTGCGACTGCGGGCGTTGAGCGTGGATGGGCTCGAGGCGGCGTCGGCGGCGGATCTCGCGGCATTGGCGGAGACAGAGACATTCGGGGTGCTGCTGCCGGTGACGGGGTTCGAAACGAACGGCCGTTACGCGCGCGGCGGCAAGTTCGTGGACCAGGGCGGCTTGGTGGCGGTGGCGACGAACTGCAACCCGGGCACGGCGCCGGCGCACTCGATGCCGTTGGCCATTGCGCTGGCGGTGCGCGGTTGCCGGTTGACGCCGGCGGAGGCGATCGCGGCGAGCACGGTGAATGCGGCGGCGTTGCTGGGATTGCGTGATCGCGGGACGATTGCGGTCGGGCAGCGGGCCGATCTGATCATGCTGCGGCATCGGGACGAGCGGATGCTGGCGTATGAGTTGGGCAGCGATCCGGTGGAGCTCGTGATCGCGGGTGGACAGCGGGTGCGGTGA